A window from Primulina eburnea isolate SZY01 chromosome 2, ASM2296580v1, whole genome shotgun sequence encodes these proteins:
- the LOC140823424 gene encoding COP9 signalosome complex subunit 1-like yields the protein MEAEDDATGTMIEEEDICVNGAVLDGDSQRHRPIISREQLDVEAYAALYSGRTKITRLLFIAEKSGVASMQLEVLRMAYDEIKKGENTQLFREVVAKIDGRLGPNYGPDNGWADAVDRRAEVRKEKLENELNAYRTNLIKESIRMGYNDFGDFFYAHGHLGEAFKNYVRTRDYCTTSKHIIHMCLNAILVGIEMGQFTHVTSYVSKAEQSQDTSDAITIAKLRCAAGLAHLEGKKYKLAARKFLETGPELGNNYTEVIAPQDVATYGGLCALASFDRAELKCKVIDNSNFKSFLELVPEIRELINDFYTSHYASCLEYLGNLKTNLLLDIHLHDHVETLYEQIRNKALIQYTHPFVSVDLHMMANAFNTTVTCLEKELEALITNDQIQARIDSHNKILYARHADLRKGTFQRVLQTGCEFDREVRAMLLRANLIKHDYNLRAARKHGNF from the exons ATGGAAGCCGAAGATGATGCTACTGGGACGATGATCGAAGAAGAAGACATCTGCGTAAATGGAGCCGTTTTAGACGGTGATTCGCAGCGGCACAGACCAATCATAAGCCGCGAGCAGCTCGATGTGGAGGCCTACGCAGCGCTGTACTCCGGCCGCACGAAGATCACTCGGCTACTGTTTATTGCTGAGAAAAGCGGCGTCGCCTCGATGCAGCTTGAGGTCTTGAGAATGGCGTATGATGAGATTAAGAAGGGGGAGAACACGCAGCTGTTCAGGGAGGTGGTTGCGAAGATTGATGGGCGATTGGGCCCGAATTATGGACCGGATAATGGATGGGCTGATGCGGTGGACCGACGGGCTGAGGTTCGGAAGGAGAAGCTCGAGAATGAACTCAATGCTTACAGG ACAAATTTGATCAAAGAGAGCATTCGAATGGGTTATAATGATTTTGGAGATTTTTTTTATGCACATGGTCATCTTGGTGAAGCTTTCAAAAATTATGTCCGCACACGGGACTACTGCACTACATCCAAACATATCATtcatatgtgtctaaatgcaaTTTTGGTTGGCATTGAGATGGGCCAGTTCACACATGTTACTAGCTACGTTAGCAAGGCTGAGCAAAGTCAAGACACCTCGGACGCCATTACAATTGCAAAATTACGTTGTGCTGCTGGTTTGGCTCATTTGGAAGGCAAAAAGTATAAGCTTGCTGCTCGAAAG TTCTTAGAAACTGGTCCTGAACTTGGGAATAACTACACAGAAGTGATTGCACCACAAGATGTTGCAACCTATGGTGGTCTTTGCGCACTCGCAAGTTTTGATCGTGCAGAACTGAAG TGCAAAGTCATTGACAACAGTAACTTCAAGAGTTTCTTGGAATTAGTACCTGAAATTAGGGAGCTAATTAATGATTTCTATACCAG TCACTATGCTTCCTGCCTTGAATATCTTGGAAACCTTAAAACGAACTTGTTACTCGACATTCATTTACACGACCATGTGGAAACACTATATGAGCAAATTCGCAACAAAGCTCTGATCCAGTACACTCACCCATTTGTCTCTGTTGATCTGCATATGATGGCAAATGCTTTCAACACAACTGTTACTTGCTTGGAGAAAGAGCTTGAAGCTCTCATTACCAATGACCAAATACAG GCGCGGATCGACTCCCACAACAAAATTCTCTATGCTCGGCATGCAGATCTGAGAAAAGGCACGTTCCAACGTGTCCTGCAGACTGGCTGTGAATTTGATCGTGAAGTGAGAGCCATGCTTTTGAGAGCAAACCTTATCAAACATGATTATAACCTCAGAGCAGCTCGTAAGCATGGAAATTTTTAA
- the LOC140823425 gene encoding homeobox-leucine zipper protein HDG1-like: protein MNFGDFLESNSCVTGSARIVADIQFSNNINSIPNPSCGNIINNSMPAGAIGPPRLVPQSLVTKPMFNSPGLSLALQTSMEGQREVARTGENYGSTTVGGRRSRDEEHESRSGSENMDGIASGDDVDAADNPPRKKRYHRHTPQQIQELETLFKDCPHPDEKQRLELSRRLCLETRQVKFWFQNRRTQMKTQMERHENSLLRQDNDKLRAENMSMREAMRNPMCTNCGGPAIVGEISLGEQHIRIENARLKDELDRVCTLAGKFLGRPISSLAASMNPPLPSSSLELGVGNNGFGGLTAITSTLPLVTSDFGVGILNHLPAVAQKGPINITPTDRSLERSMYVELALSAMDELVKMAQTDEPLWIRSLEGGREILNLEAYFRTFTPCIGMKPNGFITEASRETGTAIINSLALVETLMDSNKWTEMFPCIISRTSTTDVVSGDMGGSRNGALQLMHAELQVLSPLVPVREVNFLRFCKQHSEGVWAVVDVSIDAIRGTSCGGPTFSTCRRLPSGCVVQDMPSGYSKVTWVEHSEYDESVVHQLYRQLISAGMGFGAQRWVATLQRQCECLAILMSSSVPNPDQTAITSGGRRSMLKLSQRMTNNFCAGVCASTLHKWNKLNTGNMDEDIRVMTRKSVDDPGEPPGIVVSAATSVWLPVTPQRLFDFLQDEHLRSEWDILSNGSPMQEMAHIAKGQDHGNCVSLLRASAMNPNQSSMLILQETCIDRSGSLVVYAPVDIPAMQVVMNGGDSAYVALLPSGFAIVPDGPAAQRVSGSLLTVAFQILVNSLPTAKLTVESVETVNNLISCTVKKIKAALHFES, encoded by the exons ATGAATTTTGGGGATTTTCTTGAAAGCAATTCTTGTGTTACTGGCAGTGCAAGAATTGTTGCTGATATACAATTTAGCAATAATATTAACTCAATACCCAATCCAAGCTGTGGGAATATTATTAACAACAGCATGCCCGCCGGTGCAATTGGTCCTCCCCGCCTTGTGCCTCAGTCTCTCGTCACCAAACCAATGTTCAACTCCCCCGGCCTTTCTCTTGCCCTT CAAACGAGTATGGAGGGCCAAAGAGAGGTAGCGAGAACCGGGGAGAATTATGGCTCTACTACTGTTGGAGGAAGAAGAAGCAGAGATGAGGAGCATGAAAGCAGATCTGGTAGTGAAAATATGGATGGGATTGCCTCTGGAGATGATGTTGATGCCGCCGACAACCCGCCAAGAAAGAAAAGATACCATCGACACACTCCTCAGCAAATCCAAGAGCTCGAAAC TCTCTTCAAGGATTGTCCTCATCCTGATGAAAAGCAAAGATTAGAGCTTAGCAGGAGGCTTTGCTTGGAGACTAGACAGGTCAAGTTTTGGTTTCAGAATCGAAGAACTCAAATGAAG ACTCAAATGGAACGCCATGAAAATTCCTTACTCAGGCAAGATAACGACAAACTTCGAGCCGAAAACATGTCCATGAGGGAGGCAATGAGGAACCCCATGTGCACAAACTGTGGTGGGCCTGCAATAGTTGGTGAAATATCCCTCGGAGAACAACACATCCGGATCGAAAATGCAAGGCTAAAAGATGAACTTGACCGTGTCTGCACTCTAGCGGGGAAGTTTTTAGGCCGACCCATCTCATCTTTAGCTGCATCCATGAATCCTCCATTGCCTAGTTCAAGCTTGGAACTTGGAGTTGGAAACAATGGATTCGGAGGTCTAACAGCGATTACTTCAACTCTACCATTAGTCACTTctgattttggagttggaattTTGAATCATTTGCCTGCGGTGGCTCAAAAAGGACCAATAAACATTACCCCAACTGACAGATCATTGGAGAGATCTATGTATGTGGAGCTTGCTTTGAGTGCGATGGATGAATTGGTTAAAATGGCACAAACTGATGAACCCCTTTGGATTAGAAGCTTGGAAGGTGGGAGAGAGATATTGAATCTTGAGGCGTATTTCAGGACATTTACTCCTTGCATTGGCATGAAACCAAATGGCTTCATTACCGAAGCATCAAGGGAGACTGGCACGGCGATCATCAACAGTTTGGCCCTTGTTGAGACATTAATGGATTCG AACAAGTGGACAGAGATGTTTCCATGTATAATTTCAAGAACATCAACTACAGATGTggtatctggtgatatgggaggATCAAGGAATGGTGCACTTCAGCTG ATGCATGCTGAACTCCAAGTTCTATCCCCATTGGTTCCGGTCCGAGAAGTGAACTTTCTCCGGTTCTGCAAGCAACATTCTGAGGGTGTGTGGGCTGTTGTCGACGTGTCCATCGATGCCATACGGGGAACTTCCTGCGGTGGTCCGACATTTTCAACTTGCCGGCGACTCCCATCCGGCTGTGTGGTCCAAGATATGCCTAGTGGATATTCTAAG GTTACATGGGTGGAGCATTCTGAATACGATGAGAGTGTGGTTCACCAGCTCTACCGGCAGCTGATCAGTGCCGGAATGGGCTTTGGCGCCCAACGGTGGGTTGCCACCCTCCAACGACAATGCGAATGTCTTGCCATCCTAATGTCATCCTCTGTCCCCAATCCTGACCAAACAG CAATAACTTCTGGTGGCCGGAGGAGCATGCTGAAGCTATCCCAACGCATGACCAACAACTTCTGTGCTGGCGTGTGCGCCTCGACGCTTCACAAATGGAACAAGCTCAACACGGGCAACATGGACGAAGACATCAGGGTCATGACACGGAAGAGTGTGGATGACCCAGGCGAGCCACCGGGGATTGTGGTGAGCGCTGCCACATCCGTATGGCTGCCTGTGACGCCTCAGAGGCTGTTCGATTTCCTTCAAGACGAACATTTGAGGAGCGAGTGGGACATACTCTCCAATGGAAGTCCTATGCAGGAAATGGCTCACATTGCTAAGGGACAAGATCACGGCAATTGTGTTTCACTCCTTCGTGCAAGT GCCATGAACCCTAACCAGAGCAGCATGCTAATACTCCAGGAGACATGCATAGACCGGTCCGGATCGCTCGTGGTGTACGCCCCGGTGGACATACCTGCGATGCAAGTGGTTATGAACGGTGGCGATTCTGCCTATGTGGCGCTGCTTCCTTCAGGGTTTGCCATCGTCCCGGATGGACCGGCAGCCCAAAGGGTCAGCGGGTCGCTCTTGACCGTGGCGTTTCAGATCCTGGTGAACAGTCTCCCTACGGCCAAGCTCACGGTGGAGTCGGTGGAGACCGTCAATAACCTGATATCGTGCACGGTGAAGAAAATCAAGGCGGCCCTCCATTTCGAGAGTTGA